TCGTTATAATCTTTTCGATTAACGGCTGAATCGAGTCAAAAGCGATCGATTTCCCCATAGCCCTTCCTCCAGTACTCTTCAATGTGGACAACTGAACGATGCCTCAGTTTAGTTTAGTATATCAAACAATGCCTGATGATTACATGGTAACTTGCACATGCGTCCTGCCTGCTATGCGTTCTGATATCCGGTTGACAATCTCATTTCCGATCATGATTGATGCTGTGGCTGCTGGCGATGGTGCATTACAGACGTGCAGCGAGCTTTTTCCCGGAAAGATCGCGAAATCATCTACCATACTTCCGTCATGCTTAAGTGCCTGAGCCCTCACCCCAGCTTCTGTCGGAACAATGTCGCTTTCATTCAGCTCAGGAATAAGCCTCCTCAAACTATTAAGAAAAGCTTTTTTGCTGAAAGAACGGATTAATTCTTTCATTCCTTCTTTCATATTTGGCATTGCCAATTTCCAAAATCCAGAATATGACAATACCTCCACTAAGTCTTTCACATCAATGTTTTGCTTTGAATACCCTTCCCGTTTAAAAGCGAGAACTGCATTCGGTCCCGCATGCACTTCGCCGTTTATCATTCTCGTAAAATGAACCCCCAAAAACGGGAAATCGGGATTCGGCACTGGATAGATTAAATGGTTTACGAGATAGCGCTTTTCAGGTGAGAGCGTGTAGTATTCCCCTCGGAAAGGTACTATTTTCATATCCGTATACAGACCTGCCATTCTTGCAATTCGATCGCTTTGCAGGCCGGCGCAATTTACGAGAAAGCGAGAATGAATGGTTCCGCGGTTTGTCTCGATCACTACTTCATTTTCCGTCTCGGCGATTTTCTCAACGGTTGTCGATAAGCGCAATTCGCCTCCTCCGTCTCTTATAAGCTCTGCAAACTTATGAGCCACTTGAACGTAATCGACGATGCCGCTATCTTTTACTTGAATCGCACCCAATCCATTAACATGCGGTTCAATTTCTTTTAATTCGCTGCTATCAACCTTTCTGACTTGGAGCCCATTCTGTAATCCCCGTTCATAAAGCCTGTCTAATAGCGGAAGCTCCGCCTTCTCAGCTGCTACTATTACTTTTCCGCATACATCATAGGTAATGCCATGTTTTTCACAAAAATCTACCATTGCTTTATTTCCTTCTTTAGCGAATCTAGCTTTGAAACTGCCAGGTTTATAATAAATGCCAGAATGGATAACACCGCTATTATGCCCCGTTTGATGCGTCGCCCAATCCGTTTCTTTTTCAATAATCACGATACGGGAATTTGGAAAACGGTTAAGAAAGGACATCCCAGTGGACAACCCAACGATCCCTCCGCCGATAATTGCGAGATCGAACATACGATTCCCCTCCTATTTTTTCTTTTACATAAATTATTAACGATCCAGCGACTGATTCCAAGAATTTATTTGCAAGTTTTTAAAAAACAGATGCAGGGAATAGACTTCTAATTACGGATTGGAGATGCGGCAATGGATAAAGTAAACAAAAGAAAAATATTCATCTTACTTATTAGCACTTTTTTGCTGATTTATATCATGACCATGATTTATCAAATAAAAAAGCCACTTCCTGAAGGATTATCCTATGAAGGAAAAATTCACAACGCAACAGAAGAAGATATTCGTTTTCTATTTGATTTGACATATAAAGACGGAAAAGAAATAAAGGTTGACCAACAAATTTTTAAGCAAGTTTTTAACACAATCAATGAAGCGGAACAGTTTATCGTTTTAGATTTCTTTTTATACAACGGCTATTACGATAAGGAGTTAAATTTTCCCCCGCTAAGTGAAACATTGACTCACAAGCTAATTGAGAAAAAGAGAAAAAATCCGAACATGCCAATTGTCTTAATTACAGATGAAATAAATACGTCTTACAACTCTCATAAAAATGAACAATTCGAGAAGCTAAAAGAAGCCGGTATTCAGATCGTTTTTTCCGATTTGGATAAACTGCGTGATTCCATCCCACTTTACTCAGCTTTTTGGCGTATGTTTTTCAAGCCTTTTGGCCAGGAAGGCCAAGGCTGGCTTCCAAATATGATGGCCAATCAAGCCCCGGATATGACATTACGCTCATATTTAAAACTATTTAACATTAAGGCAAATCATCGCAAAACAGTTGTGACAGATAAAACAGCCCTCGTTCTTTCCGGAAATCCACACGATGCAAGCGCCTACCACTCAAACATCGCGTTCGAATTAAAAGGATCAATCATTCGTGATCTATTGGCGTCTGAACAAGCAGTAGCCTCCTATTCCAATGGACCTCAACTGCCTTCCGCCTCAAGTGTCGAGAAGCCCGAGGGCGACCATACCGTTCAATTACTCACAGAAGGAAAGGTGTTAAAACATGTCCTGCAAGAAATTAAAGAAACTAAGGCTGGCGACGAGTTATGGCTTGGAATGTTCTATATTGCCGAAAGAAAAGTAATAGATGCCATCTATTCGGCATCTGAGCGCGGAGTCAACATCAAGATGATTTTAGACCCGAATGAAAATGCGTTCGGCAATAAAAAAAGTGGATTGCCAAATCGACCCGTCGCTCGCGAATTTAACGAAAAATCAAGCGGAAAAATCAATATTCGATGGTATAACACAACAAACGAACAATATCATCCAAAATTGATGTATATAAGAAAACAAAATCAAGCCGTCATAATAGGAGGTTCGACAAATTTCACCGCTCGGAATCTTGACGATCTTAATCTCGAAACAAACGTCAAAATTTCAGCCCCTCTCAACTCTTCCATTACGAGGGAAACGAACGATTATTTTAACAAACTTTGGAACAACGAAAATGGAGATTTTACCTTAGGCTTTGACAAATACCAAGACACATTGACACCTCTTCAGCGGATCATATACGCCATACAAAAAACCACAAGATTTACGACATTTTAATATGAGGTTTATGATGTAATCGATAAAGGGAAGGATCTTGTTAAAAATGTCTCTAACATAAGGAGATGCATCATGTTTACACTTCATGATATGGGAACATTCGCTTGGGCTTTTTTTATTACACTTCCCCTTACAATTATCATCCATATTGCCGGACATGCTTTTTTCGCTTTTCTTTTTGGAGCGAAGCCAAAGGTGGAAATTGGCAGTGGAAGAAAACTAATAAAAGTAAAGCACGTACAAATTCGCCATCTTTATTTTATCAATGCTTCCTGCAAATATGACTCAATACGAAATGAAAAAAGATGGAAACACGCACTGATTTATGCAGGTGGTTCCATCTTCAACCTTTCTTCCATCTTTGTTGTGAACGGCTTGATCCATTTCGGCATTTTTCAAAAGCATCTTTTCTTTTATCAATTTGTTTATTTCTCGATTTACTTCATCTTCTTCTCGCTTTTGCCAATCCAGTATGCCAACAATTGGGCCAGTGATGGAAAAGCAATCTATGAAGTTCTTCGACACGGTAAAATATACAATGAATTGGATTAGCCTACTTTTTCGACATATTGCCCAGGAAATATGTCTTAATTTTTCTTATTTTAATTTCTTCTCGCCTTGCGTGCAAGAACATTCCCTAATGATTGGATTCCTTGTACAAATATGACGAGTACGATCACAGTAGAAACGACAACAAACGTGTCAAATCGCTGATACCCATAAACGATCGCCAAGTCCCCGATGCCGCCCGCGCCGACTGCGCCAGCCATTGCAGTAGCGCCAATTAGGCCGATCGTTGCTGTTGTAATACTTAAAATAAGCGAACCATAGGCTTCGGGCAATAGAAAATAACGTATAATTTGATAGGGTGTTGCCCCCATTGCTTCTGCGGCTTCGATAATTCCCGGATTGACTTCAAGAAGCGAATTTTCAACGAGCCTGCCGATATAGGGGGCAATATAAATTGTTAAAGGTACAATCGCGGCACTTGTACCGATTGAAGTCCCGACAATCAATTTTGTAAAAGGAATGATGGCTACAAGCAAAATAATAAAAGGAACAGAGCGGATAATGTTAATAATCGGGTTTAAAATCCCGTATATCCATTTATTTTCGATAACCCCTCCCGGTTTTGTGACGACCAAAAGTACGGCAAGTGGAATGCCGATAATCGAACCAAGAAGCAAAGAAATGCTTACCATGTGAATCGTTTGGTAAATGGCTAACATAAATTGATCAGACGTGATCGAAGTAGAAATCATGATGAACGAACCTCCTTAACAACTACATGATTCTTCTCAAGAAAACGAACCGCTTCGTCTAGTTGAAGGGCCTCAGCTTCTAACTGAACAATCATCGTAACGAGTAATGCCTCTTGAATTTCAGTTGTATTCGCGTAGAGGATATTAATTTTAACCCCGATTGATTCAATCATTTCGTTAATGACTGGTTCAGATGTGCTTTGATTCATAAAATCAAGCCTAAGCAAACGGTGGTTTTCCCCTGTTTTAATTGCCTGTTTCACACGATTCGGAATTTCATTTTTAATGACAGTCCGAACGAAGCTTTTTGTCGTAGGATGCTGCGGATTGCCGAACAGTTCAATAACAGGCCCTTGTTCGATAATTTCGCCTTTTTCCATCACAGCCACTTTATGGCAAATTTGTTTCA
This Pueribacillus theae DNA region includes the following protein-coding sequences:
- the lhgO gene encoding L-2-hydroxyglutarate oxidase, encoding MFDLAIIGGGIVGLSTGMSFLNRFPNSRIVIIEKETDWATHQTGHNSGVIHSGIYYKPGSFKARFAKEGNKAMVDFCEKHGITYDVCGKVIVAAEKAELPLLDRLYERGLQNGLQVRKVDSSELKEIEPHVNGLGAIQVKDSGIVDYVQVAHKFAELIRDGGGELRLSTTVEKIAETENEVVIETNRGTIHSRFLVNCAGLQSDRIARMAGLYTDMKIVPFRGEYYTLSPEKRYLVNHLIYPVPNPDFPFLGVHFTRMINGEVHAGPNAVLAFKREGYSKQNIDVKDLVEVLSYSGFWKLAMPNMKEGMKELIRSFSKKAFLNSLRRLIPELNESDIVPTEAGVRAQALKHDGSMVDDFAIFPGKSSLHVCNAPSPAATASIMIGNEIVNRISERIAGRTHVQVTM
- a CDS encoding phospholipase D family protein, whose product is MDKVNKRKIFILLISTFLLIYIMTMIYQIKKPLPEGLSYEGKIHNATEEDIRFLFDLTYKDGKEIKVDQQIFKQVFNTINEAEQFIVLDFFLYNGYYDKELNFPPLSETLTHKLIEKKRKNPNMPIVLITDEINTSYNSHKNEQFEKLKEAGIQIVFSDLDKLRDSIPLYSAFWRMFFKPFGQEGQGWLPNMMANQAPDMTLRSYLKLFNIKANHRKTVVTDKTALVLSGNPHDASAYHSNIAFELKGSIIRDLLASEQAVASYSNGPQLPSASSVEKPEGDHTVQLLTEGKVLKHVLQEIKETKAGDELWLGMFYIAERKVIDAIYSASERGVNIKMILDPNENAFGNKKSGLPNRPVAREFNEKSSGKINIRWYNTTNEQYHPKLMYIRKQNQAVIIGGSTNFTARNLDDLNLETNVKISAPLNSSITRETNDYFNKLWNNENGDFTLGFDKYQDTLTPLQRIIYAIQKTTRFTTF
- a CDS encoding methionine ABC transporter permease, with protein sequence MISTSITSDQFMLAIYQTIHMVSISLLLGSIIGIPLAVLLVVTKPGGVIENKWIYGILNPIINIIRSVPFIILLVAIIPFTKLIVGTSIGTSAAIVPLTIYIAPYIGRLVENSLLEVNPGIIEAAEAMGATPYQIIRYFLLPEAYGSLILSITTATIGLIGATAMAGAVGAGGIGDLAIVYGYQRFDTFVVVSTVIVLVIFVQGIQSLGNVLARKARRN